The following coding sequences lie in one Streptomyces venezuelae genomic window:
- a CDS encoding trypsin-like serine peptidase, with protein sequence MHVRRALGVAAGAAALILLPGLPAYAEPGDPTPPGETTAAQRPAAPPATVPPTSVPPTPVPAHGDEDARGFTPADADDYWTPERMREARPVQEQEDKRFSVPTRMPRSASRPFEGLPIVGTFFWNDGTNTGRFCGGTVVKSPGKNLVMSAGHCFDDQDARKNLTFVPQYDDGKKPHGAFTVKPGRIYVDKRYLAKGPDAAADLDFNFLQLEPRGGKNVEDVVGGAELKINAGYDHSPVRLIGYPANQKRPLDCTDKTVRYNSTDPKIPGSFLRIQCDKYSGGASGGPFLIKQGNGWGLIGVIGGWKTGGDKDDISYSSYLDGDAKALYDDAVNNRPPAGRGVLGKAETWKHAEAMAGGYFTDGNPGTWDYSDLIVRWSDGEVTLFRGAGEDADNFDKEIRLTGPNGTWKHAATMASGDFTGADRDDLIVRWSDGELTLYPDVDEKGFHGEVQLQKPNGLWKNATSITGGRYTSDNKWSDDLLVRWSDGEVTLYTNVNRDGFHGEKKLAAPNGTWKHASTLTSGDFTGNDQHDLMVRWTDGELTLYKDIDQNGFHGETQLKKPNRLWEHATVLAAGDYTENRHPDDFLVRWSDGEVSMYPDADETGLNREITLVYPPA encoded by the coding sequence ATGCATGTGCGCAGAGCGCTGGGCGTCGCGGCGGGGGCCGCGGCACTGATCCTGCTGCCGGGCCTGCCGGCGTACGCGGAACCCGGCGATCCGACGCCCCCGGGGGAGACCACAGCGGCGCAGCGGCCCGCCGCCCCTCCGGCCACCGTCCCGCCGACTTCCGTCCCGCCGACTCCCGTCCCGGCCCACGGTGACGAGGACGCGCGCGGGTTCACACCGGCCGACGCCGACGACTACTGGACCCCGGAGCGTATGCGGGAGGCCCGGCCCGTGCAGGAGCAGGAGGACAAGCGGTTCTCCGTCCCGACCCGGATGCCGCGCTCCGCCAGCCGGCCCTTCGAGGGGCTGCCGATCGTCGGCACCTTCTTCTGGAACGACGGCACCAACACCGGCCGCTTCTGCGGCGGCACCGTCGTGAAGAGTCCCGGCAAGAACCTCGTGATGAGCGCCGGGCACTGCTTCGACGACCAGGACGCGCGCAAGAACCTGACGTTCGTCCCGCAGTACGACGACGGCAAGAAGCCGCACGGCGCCTTCACCGTCAAGCCCGGACGCATCTACGTCGACAAGCGGTACCTGGCCAAGGGCCCCGACGCCGCGGCCGACCTCGACTTCAACTTCCTGCAGCTCGAACCGCGCGGCGGCAAGAACGTCGAGGACGTGGTCGGCGGCGCCGAGCTGAAGATCAACGCGGGGTACGACCACTCCCCGGTCCGTCTGATCGGCTACCCGGCCAACCAGAAGCGCCCGCTGGACTGCACGGACAAGACCGTCCGCTACAACAGCACCGACCCGAAGATCCCCGGCAGCTTCCTGCGCATCCAGTGCGACAAGTACTCCGGTGGCGCCTCGGGCGGCCCGTTCCTCATCAAGCAGGGCAACGGCTGGGGGCTCATCGGCGTCATCGGGGGCTGGAAGACCGGTGGCGACAAGGACGACATCTCGTACAGCTCGTACCTCGACGGCGACGCCAAGGCGCTGTACGACGACGCGGTCAACAACCGGCCGCCGGCCGGCCGCGGTGTCCTGGGCAAGGCCGAGACCTGGAAGCACGCCGAGGCCATGGCCGGTGGCTACTTCACCGACGGCAACCCCGGCACGTGGGACTACTCCGACCTCATAGTGCGCTGGTCCGACGGCGAGGTCACCCTGTTCCGCGGCGCGGGCGAGGACGCCGACAACTTCGACAAGGAGATCCGCCTCACCGGCCCCAACGGCACCTGGAAGCACGCGGCCACCATGGCGTCCGGCGACTTCACCGGCGCCGACCGCGACGACCTCATCGTCCGCTGGTCCGACGGCGAACTGACGCTCTACCCGGACGTCGACGAGAAGGGCTTCCACGGCGAGGTCCAGCTCCAGAAGCCCAACGGGCTCTGGAAGAACGCCACTTCCATCACGGGCGGCCGCTACACGAGCGACAACAAGTGGTCCGACGACCTCCTGGTCCGCTGGAGCGACGGCGAAGTCACCCTCTACACCAACGTCAACCGCGACGGCTTCCACGGCGAGAAGAAGCTCGCCGCGCCCAACGGCACCTGGAAGCACGCCTCGACGCTCACCTCGGGCGACTTCACCGGCAACGACCAGCACGACCTGATGGTCCGCTGGACCGACGGCGAGCTGACGCTCTACAAGGACATCGACCAGAACGGTTTCCACGGCGAGACGCAGCTCAAGAAGCCCAACCGCCTCTGGGAGCACGCCACGGTCCTGGCCGCGGGCGACTACACGGAGAACCGCCACCCGGACGACTTCCTGGTGCGCTGGTCCGACGGCGAGGTGTCCATGTACCCGGACGCCGACGAGACGGGCCTGAACCGCGAGATCACCCTGGTGTATCCGCCGGCCTGA
- a CDS encoding M1 family metallopeptidase, with protein MTTRRTPRERTALLAALLLLAATACTGGDGAPAARPGASGVKDALTPALGNGGYDVSHYALDLDYVPDTNRLKGTAVITARATQGLSRFNLDLAGLKVRAATVNGTKARFSRSGNELTVTPAEALGDGDTFKTTVTYDGTPKTIEGADGGLEGWIETDDGSTALGQPSGSMTWFPGNHHPSDKATYDIAVTVPKDEDGDPYDVVSNGELTKEQDKGDRVTRRWRTKEPMATYVANVTVGYFEVHKGKTSDGVPLYIAVDPDESEDAEDVEELVPDILDWATENFGPYPFSSAGAVVDHLPGLDYALETQTKPYFEEAPDETLMVHEMAHQWFGNSVTPRAWKDLWLSEGLATYAEWLWQEDQDGKPAQKTFEEFYDGTHPESEGIWDFPPAAPPSGGRMSDSPVYGRGAMVVHQVRKAVGDDTFYDILHTWTKRYRHGNADTRQFIDLCEEKSGKDLSELFDTWLFGAKKPSDV; from the coding sequence GTGACGACGCGACGCACGCCGAGGGAACGGACCGCGCTCCTCGCGGCGCTGCTGCTCCTCGCGGCCACCGCCTGCACCGGCGGCGACGGCGCCCCGGCGGCCCGTCCTGGAGCGAGCGGCGTCAAGGACGCCCTGACTCCCGCTCTCGGCAACGGGGGTTACGACGTCTCCCACTACGCCCTCGACCTCGACTACGTCCCCGACACCAACCGTCTCAAGGGCACCGCGGTCATCACCGCCCGCGCCACCCAGGGTCTCAGCCGCTTCAACCTCGACCTGGCAGGTCTGAAGGTGCGCGCCGCCACGGTGAACGGGACCAAGGCCCGCTTCAGCCGCTCGGGGAACGAACTGACGGTGACGCCCGCCGAGGCGCTCGGCGACGGGGACACCTTCAAGACCACCGTCACCTACGACGGCACCCCGAAGACGATCGAGGGCGCGGACGGCGGCCTGGAGGGCTGGATCGAGACGGACGACGGCTCGACCGCCCTCGGCCAGCCGTCCGGCTCCATGACGTGGTTCCCCGGCAACCACCACCCCTCGGACAAGGCGACGTACGACATCGCCGTCACCGTCCCCAAGGACGAGGACGGCGACCCCTACGACGTCGTGAGCAACGGGGAGTTGACGAAGGAGCAGGACAAGGGCGACCGCGTCACCCGGCGCTGGCGGACGAAGGAGCCCATGGCGACGTACGTCGCCAACGTCACCGTCGGCTACTTCGAGGTGCACAAGGGCAAGACCTCCGACGGCGTGCCCCTCTACATCGCCGTCGACCCGGACGAGAGCGAAGACGCCGAGGACGTCGAGGAGTTGGTCCCCGACATCCTCGACTGGGCCACCGAGAACTTCGGGCCCTACCCCTTCTCCTCCGCGGGCGCCGTCGTCGACCACCTCCCCGGGCTCGACTACGCCCTGGAGACCCAGACCAAGCCGTACTTCGAAGAGGCACCCGACGAGACGCTGATGGTGCACGAGATGGCGCACCAGTGGTTCGGCAACTCGGTCACCCCGCGCGCGTGGAAGGACCTGTGGCTCAGCGAGGGTCTCGCCACGTACGCGGAGTGGCTCTGGCAGGAGGACCAGGACGGCAAGCCCGCGCAGAAGACCTTCGAGGAGTTCTACGACGGCACGCACCCGGAGAGCGAGGGGATCTGGGACTTCCCGCCCGCCGCGCCGCCCAGCGGGGGACGCATGTCGGACTCGCCCGTCTACGGCCGGGGCGCCATGGTCGTGCACCAGGTGCGTAAGGCCGTCGGCGACGACACCTTCTACGACATCCTCCACACCTGGACGAAGCGCTACCGCCATGGGAACGCCGACACCCGGCAGTTCATCGACCTGTGCGAGGAGAAGTCGGGCAAGGACCTGTCCGAGCTGTTCGACACCTGGCTCTTCGGTGCGAAGAAGCCGTCAGACGTCTGA